The Pseudomonas pergaminensis nucleotide sequence CGACTTCGTTCCAGGCAACGTGGTGCGATTGGCTTGATGGCAGCAGGCACCCTGGCGGTGGCCATGGTGTTTATGCTGTTGGCGGTGGACAGTGGCCGCCTGTACCTGGAAAAACGCAAGCTGCAGTCCATCGCCGACACCTCGGCCCTCGAAGCTGCCGGCCGTGGCGGCGTTTGCACCCCCAGCACCACCGCCAACGACTATGCCGTACAGAACGCTACGCGTAACGGGTTTCCGGTGGTCGCCGGCGATAACAGCCGTGGCCTGGCGGTGACCTGCGGTGCGCTGGTGACCAATGCCAGCAATATCCGCGTGTTTACGGTCGATGCCACCAAGAATGACGCCGTGCGCGTGGTGGCCACTCGCAGTGTAACGACCAGCCTCGCCAGTGGTATCTGGAGCATGTTCAGCGGTGCGTCGGTTTCCTCGCAGATGATCTTGAGTGCCACCGCCGTGGCGGCGTATGCGCCTCCGGTGGCGCAGTTGACCATTCGCAGCAGCCTGGCATCGGTGAATTCCAGCAATTCCCCGCTATTGAACATGGTCATCGGCAATCTGTTGGGCGGCAGCCTGTCGCTGACCGCTGCGGGTTGGAATGGGTTGCTGGCCACGAATGTGAACCTGCTCAGCTACCTGGATCAGTTGGCGATTCAATTGAATGTGACGGCGGGCGACTACGAGGCGTTGCTCAACACGGCTGTCTCCGCAAGCCAGTTGATCGACGCCGCAGTCAAGGTGCTGCAGAAAAACGGATCGGTGGCCACGGCGATCATTAACGACGTGATCTCACTGAAAGCCATCGCCCCCAATACCCAGCTTTTGAAAGTGGGGGATCTGCTCAAAGTTGCCAGCGGAACACCCTCCGCAGCCTTGAATACCACTGTGCAGTTGTTTCAGTTGCTGGAGACGGTGGCGCAACTGTCCAATAGCAAGAGCGCGGTGAGCGCGGCAGCCCAGGTGAACATCCCGCTGGTGGGCAACGTCTCGATCCAGACCAAAGTCATTGAGGCACCGCAACTGTCGGCGATTGGTAATCCGGCAAAGGCCAAGGCCGGGCTTTTGAATAATCCGCAGACCGATCAGATTTTCGTACGCACCGCCCAAGTACGCACATTGGTCACCATTGATGCGCCGATCATCAAGGTGGTTTCAGGGGTTTCATCGATCCTTTCCGGCCTGGGCACGCCTGTGTCGAAGGTGGTCGGCGGCCTGTTGAACTTGAACCTGCCGGCAGTGGTGGGCGGCGTCTTGTGCCTGGTGGCGTGTAATGTCGCGGATGTTGATATCACCCAAACCCTGTCCATTTATATCGAGGCAGCCAGTGCGCAAAGCTATGTCACGGACTACAACTGTGCCACGCCTGCCACCAAGTCGCTGACGGTCAAGTCCACCACTTCATTGGCCACCCTGGGCGTGGGCTATGTTGATCCGGTTGCGGCATTTTCTTCATCGGGCCCCGTCACCGTGCAGCCGGTCAGGCTGATCGATTTTGGCCAGCGCTATTGCATTGTATTGACGCTGCTATGCGGTCCGCGCACAGCGGGCGTGGGCGGAGGATTGAATCTGAAGGCGCTGACGACCGTGGGCGCGCAAACCAACGCGATGCTGTTCTTGCCCGTGGCCGAAATGAACACGACGCCGACTTACAAAAGCCCGCCAGGCACCGCCGATATCATTCATAGCCTGGGAGATACCTTGAACGGCCTGCAGGTCACTTACGTACCGCCCACCGGCAGCACGCCCGGCCCGGCGAACGGTACTGTTACCAGTGCTCTGACAACCATCGTCAGCTCGGTGGTCAACCTTGTCCAGAACGTACTGGCGCCGATACTCGACCCTATCGTCAACACCTTGCTTTCGGCCCTGGGCATCAGCCTCGGCAACGCTGAAGTTGGCGCCAACCTCACCTGCCACATGGGACGTGCCTACCTGGTGATCTAAACCACCGGCAACTCCACGCAAAACCTCGCGCCTTGCTCACCATTGGCAACGCTCAAGCGTCCGCCCATGTTTTCTACAATGCCGTAGCTCACCGACAACCCGAGCCCGGTGCCTACGCCAATCGGTTTGGTGGTAAAGAACGGTTCGAAAATCCGCTCCAGCAACCGTGGGTCAATGCCGCCACCGTTGTCTTCTACCCAGATCCGCACATGGCGGCTGTCATGCTCGCAATGCACAGCAATCCAGGGACGGAACCCAGGATCTTTTTCGCGCTGGCTCAACAACGCATCACGGGCATTCACCATCAGATTGATCAGCACCTGCTCAAGCTGGTCGACGTGACCTTTGACCTGCACGGTAAAGTCCGCCGGTGTTACGCGCACTTCCACGCCCTTGCCACGCAGGCCTTCGCCGAGCAGCGACAGCGTGCCTTCCACCGCCTGCGACGGGTCGAAGGGCTGCTGTTCGATTTCCGAGCGGCGGCCGAACACGCGCATATGGTCCACCACCCGTGCTGCGCGCTGCACCTGGGTGTCGATGCGCTGGAGCTTTTCGGTGAGGTAGTCGATCTGCGCATCGCCGTTGCCCAGGCGCTTGAGTACATTGACGATGGCCATGCGCATCACGTTCAACGGCTGGTTGATCTCATGGGCCAGGCCGGTGGCCATTTCGCCCAGGGTGGCCATCTTGGCGCTCTGGGTCAGTTGCTGCTGGGAGCGGCGCACCTCGGTGTTGTCGCGGCCGACGGCCTGCACTTCCACCAGCGCGCCCTGTTCGTCAAACACGCCACGGTCCGACCACACCCACCAGGCATGTTCGCGTCCCGGCAACTCCAGGCTGATCTCGGCGGTGCTCACCGGGAATTCCGGGGTCAACTGGCCGATGCGCTGCACAAAGGCCTGGCGTTGTTCCTCCGACAACCAATGGCCCAGGTTCAAGCCCGGCAATTGCGCCGGCAGACACTCCAGGTAATTGGCCAACGGCGTGTTGCCAAACGTCAGGGTCAGGTCCGGGCGATAGCGGCAGATCATCGCCGGGGAGTCTTCGACCAGGATGCGGTAGCGCTCTTCGCTGTGCTTGATCTGTTCGGCGGCCAGGGTCGCGTCGGTGACATCCAGCCACAGGCCGACGGCTTCCACCGGCAGGCCGAGGTCGTCGCGCAGCAACTTGGCCTCATCCAGCAACCAGTGGTAGTTGCCCTGTTTGTCACGCAGGCGGTAGCGGCTGCGGACGCTGCCTTCGCGCAGCAATTGGCGGCTGCGCTCAAAGTACAGTTCGCGGTCGTCGGGGTGGATCAATGACGCCAGGCTGTCGTGGTTGCAGTCGGCCAACGTCCAGCCCAGCAGCGGCAGCAAGCTGTCACTGAAGAACGCCGGGAGCAGGGCGCCGCTGACATAACGTTGCACGTAGATCACCGCCGGTGAGCTGGCGATCAGGTTGTCCAGGCGCGCATGGGCGGCGGCGGCTTGCAGTTGCTGGTTCTTGATGTCGCTGATGTCAAGCATGAAGCCGATCCAGCGGCGGCTGTCGCCCACGCCCAGCACTTGACCCTGTACCCGATACCAGAGCGGGTTGTGCTCGGCGTCGGTGCGTTGCAGGCGCACGCTGGTCAGCAGCGGTTTGCCCAGGGCTTGCAGGTCGTGCAGGCGGCTGTTGAGTGCCTGGCGGTCGGCAGGGTGGATCAGCTCCAGCCACAGGGCCAGAGGCTGGCGGGTAGGGCCGTCTTCCAGGCTGAGGCTGTGCAGCAACTGCGGGGCGAGCTGGACTTCCTGGGTGGCCGGCAGCAGTTCCCACCAGCCGGTGCCGAGCAGGCCTTGCAAAGCCTCCATGCGGTCGAGTTGCTGGTGGTAGCGCTGCTCGCGCAGGCGGCTCAGCAGCGGGGCGGCGAGGGCGGCGGTGAGGTTCAGCCAGTCGCGCTCGTTGGTGTGCCGCTCGCCGCTGTAGAGGCCGCAGAGCAACCACGCGGCGACGCCCTGGCTGTCACGGTAGGGCACCAGGAAACCGTCGGTGGTGCCGAAAATGCCGTGCAGGCGTGGGTGGTCGCTGCGCGCCAGGGCCAGGCTCAACGGCGCGTTGCCATTGGCACTGTCCAGGCTGGTGCCCAGGTGCTGGCCGGTCTGCCACAAGGTGGGCGCATCATGGGCGGCGTAGTGGCTGTAGACGCGCCAGCCTTGGTCGTCCTCATTGAGCAAGGCCAGGGCGACGCAAGGGATTCGCCAGCGTTGGGCCAGGCTGCGCAGCTGTTCATTGAACACCTCAGGCAGGCGCGCCAAGCTGCACACGCGCAATTGCTCGCTCATCTGGCAGGCCAGCTGATGGTTTTGCTCGCGGTGTTGGGCCAGTTGCTGGCCGGCGATCAAGTCGCCAACGTCTTGCAGGTGCAAGTTCCAGCCATCACCCTGCGGCTCGACCCAGCCACGGGTGTGCAGGGCCTGGCCGGTAGCGCCCTGGAAATCCAGGTCCAGGCTCTGGTGTTGCCACTCGGCGGGGCTGCCTTCGATACTCAGCGCGCTGTTGGCACACAGCAGTTCACGCAACAGCGGCCGGGGTTCGCCCACGCCGTGTGGCGCAAGCTGTGGGCGCAGGGTACCGCCGATGCTTAGCACGTGGCCCTGGGCATCCAGTTGCAGGTGCAGCCCTGGCGTCGGCGTGCCGGGGGCGTCGAGAGCCAGCGCGCTGGTGCGGCCGAGCAGGCGCCCGAAGAGCTTATCCCCCGAGGTCAAAACTGCAGGCTCGAACTGGCATACAAGTTGGCCGGCAAGTTCGGCACAGTGCCGATGACCGGCAACACCAGCGCCGGGAATACGGAATGAAGGCGGCTGGTCGGGTATTTGATCGTGACGGTCAGCGTGGTGCCGCTGTAAGTGGCGGTGACTAAATCGTCGGAAAACTGGAAGCTTGCCGGGATCCACTTCAACTGGTTGATCGCCGTGGCCTTGGCGCGTGCGGTTACCTGCGTGGCGTAATTGGTGCCTGCGGCCACCGGGTCCACCGACATGGCCTGGCGCACGGCCTCGGCAGCCGCCTGGTTGAACGACTGCATCATCAGCAGTGGCAGGCTATAGCTGACCAACCCATAGAACACCGCGAAAAAGATCCCGAAGACCAAGGCGAATTCAATCGCCGCAGCACCTTTTTGCTTTTTGGGGAGGCCCGTTTTCATGACTGCGTCTACCCTGACGGCTACTACCTGATATCAGCATAGAATCATTCAGCGAAAAGGGATGTTTTTTACGTGATCCAAAGCGTGGTGATACTGCTCTGGCTGGGGCTCTGTGCGTTGCAGGATATGCGTCAACGGCAAATCGCCAACAGCTTGACCCTGGGTGGGGCACTGCTGGCGTTGATCTACCTGCTCTGGATGGGCCTGACCTGGCTGGGAGCGCCTGCCAGCGAGGGAGGCTGGGCCTTCGCCGTGGCGCTGCTGCTGACCTTGCCCGGCTATGCGCTGGGCCGCTTTGGCGCGGGGGATGTGAAGCTGCTGGCCGCCCTGGCCCTGGCCAGTTCGCTGGACGTTTTGCTGTGGTCATTGATCGGCGCCGCCGTGTTCCAGGGCGCCTGGGTGCTTATCAGTCAAAGGCTTAGCGCGCGTCGAGAGGTGTCGCCTCCGGGAGTGTCAACAAAGCAGCCTTATGCGCCCTTTTTATCGACAGGGTTTGCGCTGTATTGGTTTTGGATCCATTAGTCGCACAAGGCCTCTATCGCTATGTACATAGTCGGAAAGTAGGTCTACGTTTATTGAGTAGATGTATAGGATTCTTCGTCAAAAGGGATAGGTCAATCTTTTGGCTTGCCAGGCATGGAGTAGCGCGTGAACAAGCTTACCTCGGCGGTGAAAGTGCTCGTGGTCGACGATCAGCCGATGATCGTGGAAGAGCTGTGCGAATTTCTTGAAGGCAGTGGCTACCGCTGCGTCCCTTGTGAGTCCAGCCGACACGCCTTGCAGCGCTTCAGCGAAGACGCCGAGATCGGCCTGGTGCTGTGCGACCTGCACATGCCGGACATGGATGGCATCGAGCTGGTGCAGGCCATGCAGAAAGTGGCCGGCAAGCAGCGGGCATTTGAGGCGATCATGCTGACCGGGCGTGCCGACAAACAGGACGTGATCAAGGCCCTGCGCGCGGGGATCTCGGATTACTACCAGAAGCCGATCAACCTCGATGAATTGCTCGAAGGCCTGCAACGCCAGGAAGCGGCATTGGAAGAGCGGCAAAAAGAGCTGCAACTGGGGCACCTGAACCAGAAGCTGCAATACCTCTCCGAATCCATCAATGACCTGTATCAGGACCTCGACAAAGTACGTCGCAGCCCAGGTACCGGCTTGGCGGATGAGGGCGAGTTGGCCGCCGAAGAAACCGGGCCGCTGGAAATCCCGACCATTTTCAACCAGCTGTCACCGCGCCAGCTGGATGTGGCGCGCCTGGTGGGCAAGGGCCAGACCAACTACCAGATCGCCTGTGAACTGGGGATCACCGAAAACACGGTCAAGCTCTACGTGTCGCAGGTGTTGCGCCTGACCCATATGCATAACCGCACTCAACTGGCACTGGCCTTGTCGCCGAACAATTCGGCGATGCGCCAACGGGTGACGGCACACTGAATCTTCGGGTGTTATTGGCTCTTCCCGCCCTTGGACGACCCACCGGACTCTGACTCGAAAAACTCCGGGATGGGGTGCTTGTTGCTGTCCAGCCAACGCTGCAAGGCATTCTCCCGTTCTGCGGGCGTGGTCCTTTGCGGCGTGGGTGAAGCGACACGCCCATCGACCTGCAAGGCCAGCCAGTTTTCCGTCTCTGCCTGTTGCGGGGACGATGGGCCCGGTTCAATGGCCAGTGCGCTCAGCGGAAGCAGCGCCAGGCCGATCAGGTAATGTGCTTTCATCGATCACTCCTCACTTGATAGCCAGCGTATGGCATCGCTGACCGCCACGACTTTGCGTGCTGGTGCGCTGGGGCCCTTGAGTTTTTGCGCGCGGGCCTGGGCATCGGTGACTTGTTCGGGGCTCAGGCCCAATTGGCTGACCACCTTTGCCGCTTGCCCCCAGTCGTCCTGATAGATCAGCAAAGTCACCAGGTTGACGGCGGCCAACGGGTCGCTTTGCTTGAGCTCGATGGCGGTCATGAATTCAAAACGCGCATCTGCCATGCGCAGTTGGTTGAGGTACACCACGCCCAGGTCATTGCGGATTTTTTCGTCGGTGGGCGCCAGTTGCGCGGCCCGTTGCATATGCGCCATGGCCTGGGCGTTGTCGCCCCTGGCGGCCGCCAATTGCCCCAGACCGTGCTCGCCTTCGGCGTCCATGCAAGTACCGAGCAGGCTGCGGTACAACGGCTCGGCCTCGCTGCGCCCGAGCAGTCGGTAGTTACGGGCCTTGCGCTGGCGCACCTGAGGCAGGGCGTCGGGCATATTTTGCAGATTGGCCAGGCTGGCGTGCAGCTTGCCTTCGTTGGCCAGGTCATCGGACAGGTTGAGCGCCAGCTCCTGCTCGGAACTCGGCTTGGCGCAACTGCCGGATGAGGTCAATGCCGACCAGGGTGATTGGCCATCGGTGGCGCAGCCGCCGAGCATCAGCAAGGCCAGGCCGGCAATCAGTACTTTCATCAACGACTCCTTAAAAGTGACTCAACGCGCGGGCGATGCCGATAAAGGCCGGGCCGCCGAGCACGATCAGCAAAGCTGGGAACAGAAACACCATCATCACCACTGACATTTTTGCCGACATTTTCGAGATGTATTCCTGCAAGCGGGTCAGGCGTCGGTCGTCGAGCAATTGCTTGAGCGCCAGCAGCGACTTCATCGCGCCGCCGCCTTGCTGGATCAGTTGTTGGAGGATGATGCAGGTGTCGGTGAACTCATCCACTTCCAGCACGCGCGCGGTCTTGCCCAGTTCCTCACCCAACTCCAGCCCGGAATCGACCCGCGCCAGGATCAGGCGCAATTCGTGCGTGAGGTGGGGAAGCAAACGCTGGGCTTCGTTGCCCAGCACCCGTAACGACTGTTCAACTGCCATGCCCGACTCAAACAGGATGCGCAGCAGCGGAATAAACGTTGAGACTTCCTTGGCGATGGCTTGCTGGCGATGTTTGGCAGCCGCAGCCAGCACACGCTTGGGCAACAGGTAGCCAATCCCCAAGGCAAATAGCGGGGCAATCCATGCAGGGTCCGCATGGGGAAACAGAATTTGCTGGCCCAAGAGGGTCAGGCCCAGAAGCACGATGGGCAAACCGATCTGGAAGGCAGCAAACAGCGAGCGCTGGTTGGCCTTGCGCCACCCGACTCGGTTGAGCAACACCTGGGTCTCCTGGTCCAGGCTGACCGAGCGCTGGGCCAGGGTGCTCCCGCCGAGCTGGCGCATCAGCGTACCGAGCCGGGCATCGCCGCCCATCCGCCCTTGCAGTCGATCAGCGACCCGGCGATCGCGCCGGCGATGCTCCAGCAATTGGCCGGCCACCAGTACCAGGGCGGCGAGCAGCAACAAGGCGCTGGCGAGAAGGGCCATCTCAGACACTCCTCAGCATGCGCCACATGATCAGGGTGCCGCAGATGTCCATGGCCAGTGCGCTGAACAGCATGATGCGCCCGGTGCCGTCGTTCCACATGGTCATCAAATAGTCCGGGTTGACCATGATGAAATAGCCCACGATCAGTACCGGCAACCCACCCAATACATAGGCGGTCATGCGCGTTTCGCCGGTCATGGCCTTGAGTTGGCGGGCACCTTGTTCGCGCTCGCGAATCATCTTGATCAGGTTTTCCAGCAGCTCGCTGGCGTTGCCGCCGTAGCGATGGTTGACCTTCAGCCCCAGGGCGAACAGACGGAACTCGTCCTGTTCGTAGAACTCGGCGAAGTCACTGACGGAGTCCGGCAGGCTGACCCCCATGCGCACGTTGCGCTGCACCCGGCCCATGGCGTCCTTGAGTGGGTTTTCAATGCTTTCGACGCCGCCCAGCACAGCATCGGCCAAGGTTCTGCCGGACTTGAGGCTGCGAACGCTGTGGTCGAGCAACTGCGGCAGCTGTTCGACCATGCGTTGCACGCGCTGTTGATAACGCCAACTGATGTAGACGCGCAGTGCCAGTGGCGGCCCCAGGATCATTGCGATCAGGCCCAGCCCGTCTGCGAACAGCCAACCGAGCAATGCGCCGATCACCCAACCGCTCAGCCATAGGCCCAGGCGATCGGTGGGCTTGCCCAGCCCAGCGCGCGCGAACATGCGCTCAAGCCCCGTCCATTTGGTCGCGGTTTCCTGAATGTCGGGCTGGCCGTCGCCGAGGCGTTCCAGCACGCGGTCCGTCTGGGCCTTGCGCAGGCCGTGGTGAAACTGCCAGAACGACAGGCCGATCAGCAGCAGGCAGACAAGCAGCAATATCGGTCCGGTCATCAAGCGCCCCCTACGACTGCAACGCCGATTCACGGCGCAGTTTGTCG carries:
- a CDS encoding pilus assembly protein TadG-related protein, whose translation is MSPRLRSRQRGAIGLMAAGTLAVAMVFMLLAVDSGRLYLEKRKLQSIADTSALEAAGRGGVCTPSTTANDYAVQNATRNGFPVVAGDNSRGLAVTCGALVTNASNIRVFTVDATKNDAVRVVATRSVTTSLASGIWSMFSGASVSSQMILSATAVAAYAPPVAQLTIRSSLASVNSSNSPLLNMVIGNLLGGSLSLTAAGWNGLLATNVNLLSYLDQLAIQLNVTAGDYEALLNTAVSASQLIDAAVKVLQKNGSVATAIINDVISLKAIAPNTQLLKVGDLLKVASGTPSAALNTTVQLFQLLETVAQLSNSKSAVSAAAQVNIPLVGNVSIQTKVIEAPQLSAIGNPAKAKAGLLNNPQTDQIFVRTAQVRTLVTIDAPIIKVVSGVSSILSGLGTPVSKVVGGLLNLNLPAVVGGVLCLVACNVADVDITQTLSIYIEAASAQSYVTDYNCATPATKSLTVKSTTSLATLGVGYVDPVAAFSSSGPVTVQPVRLIDFGQRYCIVLTLLCGPRTAGVGGGLNLKALTTVGAQTNAMLFLPVAEMNTTPTYKSPPGTADIIHSLGDTLNGLQVTYVPPTGSTPGPANGTVTSALTTIVSSVVNLVQNVLAPILDPIVNTLLSALGISLGNAEVGANLTCHMGRAYLVI
- a CDS encoding PAS domain-containing sensor histidine kinase, which gives rise to MTSGDKLFGRLLGRTSALALDAPGTPTPGLHLQLDAQGHVLSIGGTLRPQLAPHGVGEPRPLLRELLCANSALSIEGSPAEWQHQSLDLDFQGATGQALHTRGWVEPQGDGWNLHLQDVGDLIAGQQLAQHREQNHQLACQMSEQLRVCSLARLPEVFNEQLRSLAQRWRIPCVALALLNEDDQGWRVYSHYAAHDAPTLWQTGQHLGTSLDSANGNAPLSLALARSDHPRLHGIFGTTDGFLVPYRDSQGVAAWLLCGLYSGERHTNERDWLNLTAALAAPLLSRLREQRYHQQLDRMEALQGLLGTGWWELLPATQEVQLAPQLLHSLSLEDGPTRQPLALWLELIHPADRQALNSRLHDLQALGKPLLTSVRLQRTDAEHNPLWYRVQGQVLGVGDSRRWIGFMLDISDIKNQQLQAAAAHARLDNLIASSPAVIYVQRYVSGALLPAFFSDSLLPLLGWTLADCNHDSLASLIHPDDRELYFERSRQLLREGSVRSRYRLRDKQGNYHWLLDEAKLLRDDLGLPVEAVGLWLDVTDATLAAEQIKHSEERYRILVEDSPAMICRYRPDLTLTFGNTPLANYLECLPAQLPGLNLGHWLSEEQRQAFVQRIGQLTPEFPVSTAEISLELPGREHAWWVWSDRGVFDEQGALVEVQAVGRDNTEVRRSQQQLTQSAKMATLGEMATGLAHEINQPLNVMRMAIVNVLKRLGNGDAQIDYLTEKLQRIDTQVQRAARVVDHMRVFGRRSEIEQQPFDPSQAVEGTLSLLGEGLRGKGVEVRVTPADFTVQVKGHVDQLEQVLINLMVNARDALLSQREKDPGFRPWIAVHCEHDSRHVRIWVEDNGGGIDPRLLERIFEPFFTTKPIGVGTGLGLSVSYGIVENMGGRLSVANGEQGARFCVELPVV
- a CDS encoding TadE/TadG family type IV pilus assembly protein is translated as MKTGLPKKQKGAAAIEFALVFGIFFAVFYGLVSYSLPLLMMQSFNQAAAEAVRQAMSVDPVAAGTNYATQVTARAKATAINQLKWIPASFQFSDDLVTATYSGTTLTVTIKYPTSRLHSVFPALVLPVIGTVPNLPANLYASSSLQF
- a CDS encoding prepilin peptidase, with product MIQSVVILLWLGLCALQDMRQRQIANSLTLGGALLALIYLLWMGLTWLGAPASEGGWAFAVALLLTLPGYALGRFGAGDVKLLAALALASSLDVLLWSLIGAAVFQGAWVLISQRLSARREVSPPGVSTKQPYAPFLSTGFALYWFWIH
- a CDS encoding response regulator transcription factor — protein: MNKLTSAVKVLVVDDQPMIVEELCEFLEGSGYRCVPCESSRHALQRFSEDAEIGLVLCDLHMPDMDGIELVQAMQKVAGKQRAFEAIMLTGRADKQDVIKALRAGISDYYQKPINLDELLEGLQRQEAALEERQKELQLGHLNQKLQYLSESINDLYQDLDKVRRSPGTGLADEGELAAEETGPLEIPTIFNQLSPRQLDVARLVGKGQTNYQIACELGITENTVKLYVSQVLRLTHMHNRTQLALALSPNNSAMRQRVTAH
- a CDS encoding DUF3613 domain-containing protein, which translates into the protein MKAHYLIGLALLPLSALAIEPGPSSPQQAETENWLALQVDGRVASPTPQRTTPAERENALQRWLDSNKHPIPEFFESESGGSSKGGKSQ
- a CDS encoding tetratricopeptide repeat protein, whose protein sequence is MKVLIAGLALLMLGGCATDGQSPWSALTSSGSCAKPSSEQELALNLSDDLANEGKLHASLANLQNMPDALPQVRQRKARNYRLLGRSEAEPLYRSLLGTCMDAEGEHGLGQLAAARGDNAQAMAHMQRAAQLAPTDEKIRNDLGVVYLNQLRMADARFEFMTAIELKQSDPLAAVNLVTLLIYQDDWGQAAKVVSQLGLSPEQVTDAQARAQKLKGPSAPARKVVAVSDAIRWLSSEE
- a CDS encoding type II secretion system F family protein; amino-acid sequence: MALLASALLLLAALVLVAGQLLEHRRRDRRVADRLQGRMGGDARLGTLMRQLGGSTLAQRSVSLDQETQVLLNRVGWRKANQRSLFAAFQIGLPIVLLGLTLLGQQILFPHADPAWIAPLFALGIGYLLPKRVLAAAAKHRQQAIAKEVSTFIPLLRILFESGMAVEQSLRVLGNEAQRLLPHLTHELRLILARVDSGLELGEELGKTARVLEVDEFTDTCIILQQLIQQGGGAMKSLLALKQLLDDRRLTRLQEYISKMSAKMSVVMMVFLFPALLIVLGGPAFIGIARALSHF
- a CDS encoding type II secretion system F family protein, translating into MTGPILLLVCLLLIGLSFWQFHHGLRKAQTDRVLERLGDGQPDIQETATKWTGLERMFARAGLGKPTDRLGLWLSGWVIGALLGWLFADGLGLIAMILGPPLALRVYISWRYQQRVQRMVEQLPQLLDHSVRSLKSGRTLADAVLGGVESIENPLKDAMGRVQRNVRMGVSLPDSVSDFAEFYEQDEFRLFALGLKVNHRYGGNASELLENLIKMIREREQGARQLKAMTGETRMTAYVLGGLPVLIVGYFIMVNPDYLMTMWNDGTGRIMLFSALAMDICGTLIMWRMLRSV